The Euleptes europaea isolate rEulEur1 chromosome 2, rEulEur1.hap1, whole genome shotgun sequence genome has a segment encoding these proteins:
- the ABL2 gene encoding tyrosine-protein kinase ABL2 — protein sequence MGQQVGRVGEPGAAAAPQQPPQQQQQQQPPPSQPRGLRGSSGAARPASRRREGAAPRGAESGFNIFTQHEALHRPYGCDTEPQALNEAIRWSSKENLLGATESDPNLFVALYDFVASGDNTLSITKGEKLRVLGYNQNGEWSEVRSKNGQGWVPSNYITPVNSLEKHSWYHGPVSRSAAEYLLSSLINGSFLVRESESSPGQLSISLRYEGRVYHYRINTTTDSKVYVTAESRFNTLAELVHHHSTVADGLVTTLHYPAPKCNKPTVYGVSPIHDKWEMERTDITMKHKLGGGQYGEVYVGVWKKYNLTVAVKTLKEDTMEVEEFLKEASVMKEIKHPNLVQLLGVCTLEPPFYIVTEYMPYGNLLDYLRECNREEVTAVVLLYMATQISSAMEYLEKKNFIHRDLAARNCLVGENHVVKVADFGLSRLMTGDTYTAHAGAKFPIKWTAPESLAYNTFSIKSDVWAFGVLLWEIATYGMSPYPGIDLSQVYDLLEKGYRMEQPEGCPPKVYELMRACWKWSPLDRPSFAETHQAFETMFHDSSISEEVAEELGRTASSSSIVPYLPRLPMLPSKTRTLKKQAENKENIEGPQEAVEHSASSSAPGFIRSTQQTSGSPALPRKQRDKSPSSLLEDTRETTFTRDRKGGFFSSFMKKKNAPTPPKRSSSFREMENQPHKKYELTGNFSAVGPLQHIDGFSFTPSQQDGNLSSSKCYGGGFTQRNFYGDDSGGGGGGSSGGGGTSAGSSWSGITGFFTPRLIKKTLGLRAGRPAGSEEASKPFPRSNSTSSMSSGLPEQERMAMTLPRNCHRSKVQLERTVSTSSQPEESTSKPNDLLPKRCEEVPLMTRDRPKAKLLPRGATAVPLKTPAVDSAVSEKDSPGLTATASLKSKEKNSSAWQGLAESEEKSGWSSPTKGSAILPTTHNHKVPVLISPTLKHTPADVQLIGTDSQGNRFKLLSEHQVTASNDRPRRIKPKCAPPPPPVMRLLQQPPACSEAADELNNGAPAQQHGQESSEGAKRAAPAPAGGKAGRPVMPPPQVPPPSSSTSPAKMANGTAGAKVALRKTKQAVERISADKISKEALLECADLLSSAIAEPSTNSQLVDTGHQLLDYCSGYVDCIPQTRNKFAFREAVSKLELSLQELQVSSAAASLPGANPVLNNLLSCVQEISDVVQR from the exons aGGCTCTGCACCGCCCCTATGGTTGTGACACTGAACCCCAGGCACTGAATGAAGCCATCAGGTGGAGCTCCAAGGAGAACCTGCTTGGAGCCACTGAGAGCGACCCCAATCTTTTTGTTGCACTTTACGATTTTGTAGCAAGTGGTGACAATACGCTCAGCATCACCAAAG GTGAGAAGTTACGAGTATTGGGTTACAACCAGAACGGTGAATGGAGTGAGGTACGCTCAAAGAACGGGCAGGGATGGGTACCTAGTAACTACATCACCCCAGTGAACAGTCTGGAGAAGCATTCCTGGTATCACGGACCAGTGTCACGCAGTGCAGCTGAGTATCTGCTGAGCAGCCTCATTAATGGCAGCTTCCTAGTTCGGGAAAGTGAGAGCAGCCCAGGACAACTGTCCATCTCTCTCAGGTACGAGGGACGCGTTTACCACTACAGGATCAATACCACCACGGACAGCAAG GTGTATGTTACAGCTGAAAGCCGCTTCAACACGTTGGCAGAGTTAGTTCACCATCACTCAACGGTAGCTGATGGCCTGGTGACCACCTTGCACTACCCAGCTCCAAAGTGCAATAAGCCCACAGTCTATGGAGTGTCCCCCATCCATGACAAATGGGAAATGGAACGAACAGACATCACCATGAAGCACAAGCTTGGGGGAGGGCAGTACGGTGAAGTGTATGTTGGGGTATGGAAGAAATACAACCTCACAGTTGCTGTAAAAACACTCAAG GAAGATACTATGGAGGTGGAAGAGTTCTTGAAAGAAGCTTCTGTTATGAAGGAAATCAAGCATCCCAATCTGGTGCAGTTGTTAG GTGTGTGTACTCTGGAACCCCCCTTTTACATCGTGACTGAATACATGCCATATGGGAATTTGTTGGACTACCTGCGGGAGTGCAATCGGGAGGAGGTGACGGCTGTTGTCCTGCTGTACATGGCCACTCAGATATCCTCTGCTATGGAGTACCTGGAGAAGAAGAACTTCATCCACAG GGATCTAGCTGCTCGCAATTGTCTGGTGGGAGAAAATCATGTGGTGAAGGTGGCTGACTTTGGCTTAAGCAGACTGATGACTGGAGACACATACACAGCTCATGCTGGAGCAAAGTTTCCTATCAAATGGACAGCACCGGAAAGTCTAGCCTATAACACGTTCTCTATCAAATCAGATGTTTGGG CCTTTGGAGTGTTGCTGTGGGAGATTGCGACTTATGGGATGTCACCCTATCCCGGCATCGATCTCTCTCAGGTTTATGATCTGCTGGAGAAAGGGTATCGGATGGAACAGCCTGAAGGTTGCCCCCCAAAGGTCTATGAGCTCATGAGAGCAT GCTGGAAGTGGAGCCCCCTAGACAGGCCTTCATTTGCTGAGACGCATCAGGCCTTTGAGACCATGTTCCATGATTCTAGCATCTCTGAAG AGGTGGCAGAAGAGCTTGGGCGGACGGCATCCTCCTCATCCATTGTGCCATATCTGCCTCGGCTACCCATGCTTCCTTCCAAGACCAGGACTTTGAAGAAACAAGCAGAAAACAAAGAGAATATTGAGGGACCCCAAGAGGCCGTAGAGCATTCCGCCTCCAGTTCTGCACCAG GTTTTATCAGAAGCACACAGCAGACCAGTGGATCGCCAGCACTACCTCGCAAGCAGAGAGACAAGTCACCCAGCAGCCTCTTAGAAGACACCAGAGAGACAACCTTCACTAGAGACCGAAAAGGTGGCTTCTTTAGCTCTttcatgaagaagaaaaatgctCCCACCCCTCCAAAACGCAGCAGCTCCTTCCGCGAGATGGAAAACCAGCCTCATAAGAAGTATGAGTTGACGGGTAACTTTTCAGCCGTTGGTCCTTTGCAGCATATTGATGGGTTTTCTTTTACCCCCTCGCAGCAGGATGGAAACCTTTCCTCTTCTAAGTGCTATGGTGGAGGCTTCACACAGCGGAACTTCTATGGTGAtgatagtggtggtggtggtggaggctcTAGCGGTGGTGGAGGCACAAGTGCCGGTAGCAGCTGGTCAGGCATAACAGGCTTCTTCACCCCACGCCTGATTAAAAAGACACTAGGTTTACGAGCTGGGAgacctgctggtagtgaagaagcTTCCAAACCTTTTCCCCGGTCCAACTCAACATCTTCCATGTCCTCAGGTCTTCCCGAGCAGGAAAGAATGGCAATGACCCTTCCCAGGAATTGCCACAGGTCCAAAGTCCAACTAGAAAGGACGGTGTCCACCTCCTCTCAACCAGAGGAGAGCACAAGCAAACCCAACGACCTGCTCCCTAAAAGGTGTGAAGAAGTCCCTCTTATGACCAGAGACAGACCAAAAGCCAAACTTCTGCCCAGAGGCGCTACGGCTGTTCCCCTCAAGACTCCTGCTGTGGACTCAGCTGTTTCAGAAAAGGACAGTCCGGGGCTGACAGCCACTGCGAGCCTGAAGAGTAAAGAGAAAAACAGCAGTGCGTGGCAAGGGTTGGCAGAAAGTGAGGAGAAATCAGGCTGGTCTTCTCCAACCAAGGGTTCAGCAATACTTCCGACCACTCACAACCACAAAGTGCCAGTCCTGATCTCGCCCACTCTGAAGCATACTCCAGCAGACGTGCAGCTCATTGGCACAGACTCTCAGGGGAACCGGTTCAAGCTCTTATCTGAGCATCAGGTCACAGCTTCCAATGACAGGCCCCGGCGGATCAAACCAAAGtgtgctccacccccacccccggtgatgAGGCTCCTGCAGCAGCCTCCAGCTTGCTCGGAGGCAGCGGACGAGCTGAACAACGGAGCGCCGGCACAGCAGCACGGCCAGGAGTCAAGTGAGGGCGCCAAAAGGGCAGCGCCGGCACCCGCCGGTGGGAAAGCTGGCAGGCCCGTGATGCCCCCGCCTCAAGTGCCTCCGCCATCGTCTTCCACCTCGCCCGCCAAAATGGCAAATGGCACAGCAGGGGCCAAAGTAGCGCTGAGAAAGACGAAGCAGGCCGTCGAGAGGATTTCGGCTGACAAAATCAGCAAAGAGGCTCTGCTGGAGTGCGCGGACCTCCTCTCGAGCGCCATCGCTGAGCCCTCTACAAACAGCCAGCTGGTCGACACGGGGCACCAGCTGCTCGACTACTGCTCAGGCTACGTGGACTGCATCCCCCAGACACGCAACAAGTTTGCCTTCCGGGAAGCTGTGAGCAAACTGGAACTCAGCCTGCAGGAACTGCAGGTGTCCTCGGCGGCTGCTAGCCTGCCTGGCGCGAACCCTGTACTTAATAACTTATTGTCTTGTGTCCAAGAAATCAGTGATGTTGTCCAGAGGTAG